A genomic stretch from Methylophilus medardicus includes:
- a CDS encoding NUDIX domain-containing protein yields MTQSTTPDQDQHLIETTVSSEIMAQGKMLTVRYDEARLPNGLISGREYVTHPGAVVVVALTQAGEVVLERQFRYPLHQVFIELPAGKIDAGEPILLTGQRELLEETGYSAQQWIKLGVQHPCIGYSNEVIHIYLALDLHLGNHARDVDEAMDVFVWPFEQVMQAIELGEITDSKTMSAMLLAERYLLKHGLPTGDIGGVFNQDVSR; encoded by the coding sequence ATGACGCAATCGACCACGCCCGATCAAGATCAGCATTTAATTGAAACAACGGTCTCTAGCGAGATCATGGCGCAGGGCAAAATGCTCACCGTGCGTTATGACGAGGCACGTTTACCTAATGGGTTGATCAGCGGCCGTGAGTATGTGACCCATCCGGGTGCGGTGGTCGTGGTCGCCCTTACCCAAGCGGGGGAGGTGGTGCTTGAGCGTCAGTTCCGTTATCCGCTGCATCAAGTGTTTATTGAATTGCCAGCGGGCAAGATCGATGCTGGCGAGCCCATATTATTAACAGGGCAGCGCGAGTTGTTGGAAGAGACCGGTTACAGCGCGCAGCAATGGATCAAACTGGGGGTGCAGCATCCTTGCATCGGCTATTCGAACGAAGTCATCCACATTTATTTGGCACTCGATCTGCATTTGGGTAACCATGCCAGAGATGTCGATGAGGCGATGGATGTGTTTGTCTGGCCATTTGAACAAGTGATGCAGGCAATTGAGCTTGGTGAGATCACCGATAGCAAAACCATGTCAGCCATGCTGCTGGCTGAGCGCTATTTATTGAAACACGGCTTGCCAACAGGCGACATCGGTGGTGTGTTCAATCAAGATGTCTCGAGATAA
- a CDS encoding NAD-dependent epimerase/dehydratase family protein — translation MHILQIGCGALGRLIAQASLEHGHEVTIVRRSPLPVPSGAQALYMDVVDGAGLSALRKVQADIVLYCLAPVEGQSYLQTYVEGLRNVLANLCMDSLKHVFFISSTGVYGEHQGEWIDDDTPAIPADEQGQLILDAERLLASLACGHTALRVSGIYGPQRLYLLRMLQNPARWPKQTHWTNRMHEADVASAVVHFYQCVQDQKPLPHHCILSDGASAPQHTVLQWLAAQQQVAAPESPPLLPASGKRIRAHFLQLSGFQPQFSDYRAGYAAILSSL, via the coding sequence ATGCACATTTTACAAATCGGATGTGGGGCCTTGGGTCGCTTGATTGCGCAAGCCAGCTTAGAGCATGGTCATGAAGTGACGATCGTCAGGCGTTCGCCTCTGCCAGTGCCGAGTGGGGCGCAAGCGCTGTATATGGATGTTGTCGATGGGGCAGGCTTGTCCGCCTTGCGTAAGGTGCAAGCGGATATTGTGTTGTATTGCTTGGCGCCGGTTGAGGGGCAAAGTTACTTGCAGACCTATGTGGAGGGATTGCGCAATGTGCTGGCAAACCTATGTATGGACTCACTGAAACACGTTTTTTTTATTTCTAGCACTGGCGTTTATGGCGAGCACCAGGGCGAATGGATTGATGATGACACGCCCGCCATCCCGGCGGACGAGCAAGGACAGCTGATTTTGGATGCTGAGCGCTTGTTAGCATCGCTGGCATGCGGACATACGGCGCTGCGTGTCTCAGGTATTTATGGCCCGCAACGGCTTTATCTATTGCGCATGCTACAAAATCCGGCGCGTTGGCCCAAGCAAACCCACTGGACCAATCGCATGCATGAAGCAGATGTGGCGTCGGCTGTGGTGCATTTCTATCAGTGCGTGCAGGATCAAAAGCCCTTGCCACATCATTGCATACTGAGTGACGGCGCATCTGCCCCACAGCATACGGTATTACAGTGGCTAGCAGCGCAACAGCAGGTAGCCGCGCCAGAATCCCCACCGTTACTGCCCGCATCTGGTAAACGCATTCGCGCACATTTTTTACAACTCAGTGGCTTCCAACCGCAGTTTTCCGACTATCGTGCGGGGTATGCAGCCATTTTATCGAGCCTCTGA
- a CDS encoding lytic murein transglycosylase, which produces MIFVWVVASNPSHADDLEGFQRWLTDMRQEALALQVSQAAVDATLNQVNYLPKVIELDRKQPEFVTSFSAYVNRRIQPRVVAKGKQMMQDYHGVLYVVEEVYHVPREVLVAFWGLETNFGGFMGDIPLASALATLSYEGRRADFFKRELLNLMRVVDREQRYDSPVVGSWAGATGHMQFMPTTLLKYGVDADADGKIDIWGSYPDVFSSAANYLAQAGWQPGQPVSIQVTLPEGFDYSQAQWQHNKPVAAWVQAGVAGVPDSVLSLPQAAILLPQGFDGPAYMVFPNFDVIMQWNRSVNYALAVGLLSQQLGQESYTLLMPPEPAALSYQQMWSLQEALNARGYDCGIPDGFPGAKTQAAIRRYQARLGLPQDGYAGAEIYSRLTEQVQSAQ; this is translated from the coding sequence GTGATATTTGTGTGGGTGGTTGCCAGCAATCCCAGTCATGCAGACGACTTAGAGGGCTTTCAGCGCTGGTTGACAGACATGCGGCAAGAGGCGTTGGCTTTGCAGGTATCGCAGGCAGCCGTCGATGCAACGCTGAATCAAGTCAATTACTTGCCAAAAGTGATCGAGCTTGATCGCAAACAACCCGAATTTGTCACGAGTTTTTCGGCCTACGTGAATCGTCGTATTCAGCCGCGCGTCGTCGCCAAAGGTAAGCAAATGATGCAGGATTACCACGGTGTGCTCTACGTGGTTGAAGAGGTCTACCATGTGCCTAGAGAGGTATTGGTGGCTTTTTGGGGCTTAGAAACAAATTTTGGCGGATTTATGGGTGATATTCCTTTGGCCTCCGCCTTGGCCACGCTTTCTTATGAGGGTCGGCGCGCTGATTTTTTTAAACGCGAACTTTTGAACCTGATGCGCGTTGTCGACCGCGAGCAGCGCTACGACAGTCCTGTAGTTGGCTCTTGGGCGGGGGCCACAGGCCATATGCAGTTTATGCCGACCACCTTATTGAAATATGGCGTGGATGCTGATGCCGATGGCAAAATTGACATCTGGGGCTCTTACCCTGATGTTTTCAGCTCTGCTGCCAACTATCTGGCGCAGGCGGGCTGGCAACCAGGTCAACCGGTGAGTATTCAAGTTACGTTGCCCGAAGGGTTTGATTACAGCCAAGCGCAATGGCAACACAACAAACCAGTCGCGGCTTGGGTGCAAGCGGGTGTGGCGGGCGTGCCAGACAGCGTGCTGTCTTTGCCGCAAGCCGCGATCTTATTGCCACAGGGCTTTGATGGTCCGGCATATATGGTGTTTCCGAATTTTGACGTCATTATGCAATGGAACCGCTCAGTCAACTATGCGCTGGCAGTCGGATTGCTGAGTCAACAGTTAGGGCAGGAGAGTTATACTTTGCTGATGCCGCCGGAACCCGCCGCACTCAGTTATCAGCAAATGTGGTCGTTGCAAGAAGCGCTCAATGCGCGTGGCTATGATTGTGGCATCCCTGACGGTTTTCCAGGGGCAAAGACCCAAGCTGCCATTCGGCGTTACCAAGCGAGGCTGGGGTTGCCACAAGATGGCTACGCCGGGGCTGAAATCTATAGTCGCCTAACGGAGCAGGTGCAATCTGCGCAATAG
- a CDS encoding 2OG-Fe(II) oxygenase has translation MKTVSISTHSVSDSVIETLIDTLAAQQYCVIDQFLAPALVTSLREIAQAQHQQGHMHLAGTSQAGMANANLRSDHIVWLEEDDPQPAIQHYLSALHQVQSAVNRDLMMGLQTFETHFAVYPAGSVGYATHIDQFRLHREAASPGGRALSAVLYLNETWPDDAGGALRLYLGEHAHPPAREAKHIDIAPTGGKLVLFLSGRFWHEVLPATLPRVSVTGWFKTR, from the coding sequence ATGAAAACCGTCTCTATCTCTACTCACTCTGTGAGCGACAGCGTGATTGAAACTCTCATCGACACCTTAGCAGCGCAACAGTATTGCGTCATTGATCAATTTTTAGCACCCGCATTAGTGACCTCCTTGCGCGAAATCGCACAAGCGCAGCATCAGCAAGGGCACATGCATTTAGCAGGCACCAGTCAAGCGGGCATGGCCAACGCCAACTTGCGAAGTGACCATATTGTCTGGCTAGAGGAAGACGACCCGCAACCAGCGATTCAACATTACCTGTCGGCATTGCATCAAGTGCAGTCTGCGGTAAATCGTGACCTGATGATGGGCCTTCAAACCTTTGAAACACACTTCGCCGTTTATCCAGCAGGTTCGGTGGGTTATGCCACACATATTGACCAATTTAGACTACATCGCGAAGCAGCTAGCCCCGGCGGCAGAGCACTCAGCGCTGTTCTATATTTAAATGAAACGTGGCCGGACGACGCGGGTGGCGCGTTGCGCTTATACCTTGGTGAACATGCGCACCCCCCTGCGCGCGAAGCCAAACATATCGACATCGCCCCTACAGGCGGCAAACTCGTGTTGTTTTTGTCAGGCAGATTCTGGCATGAGGTCTTGCCGGCAACATTACCTCGAGTGAGTGTGACAGGCTGGTTTAAAACGCGCTAG
- the thrS gene encoding threonine--tRNA ligase: MPVIRLPDGSSRSFEQPVTVADVALNIGAGLAKAALAGKVTYTGQAPKLVDTSHLIAEDIDLAIITDKNEEGLEVIRHSTAHLLAYAVKELFPDAQVTIGPVIDNGFYYDFSYKRPFTPDDLTAIEKKMAELAKKDEKVERKVLPRDEAVAYFKSIGEHYKAEIIASIPSNEDVSLYSEGNFTDLCRGPHVPNTGKLKAFKLMKLAGAYWRGDSNNEMLQRVYGTAWRNKDELESYLHMLEEAEKRDHRKLGKQLDFYHMQEDAPGMVFWHPRGWVIWQEVEQYMRAKFKEYDYQEVRTPTVLDKTLWEKSGHWQNYRDNMFVTQSESRDYAVKPMNCPGHIQIFNNSLHSYRDLPLRLAEFGSCHRNEPSGSLHGLMRVRGFTQDDAHIFCMESQVEAEVANFIKMLYEVYKDFGFSDVIVKLSTRPEKRVGTEEAWDMAETALANAIKANGLAFEYQPGEGAFYGPKIEFTLKDSLGRMWQCGTIQLDPNLPERLGAEYVAEDNTRQRPIMLHRAIVGSMERFLGILIENFAGAMPVWLSPVQAMVLNISDNQADYVRQVVETLKKNGIRCDFDLRNEKITYKIREHSLQKLPYLIVVGDKEMQNGHVAVRTRKGEDLGVMTVDAFIAHIQQDIQNRV; the protein is encoded by the coding sequence ATGCCTGTAATTCGCTTGCCTGATGGGTCATCGAGAAGTTTTGAACAGCCGGTGACCGTGGCCGATGTTGCGTTAAATATTGGCGCTGGTTTGGCCAAAGCGGCATTAGCAGGAAAAGTCACCTACACAGGTCAAGCGCCTAAGCTGGTCGACACCAGTCATTTGATCGCAGAGGATATTGATCTCGCCATCATTACCGATAAAAACGAAGAGGGGCTGGAAGTGATTCGCCACTCGACGGCGCACTTGCTCGCGTATGCGGTGAAAGAACTGTTTCCAGACGCGCAAGTGACGATCGGCCCCGTGATCGATAACGGCTTTTACTATGATTTCAGCTACAAACGCCCTTTCACGCCAGATGATTTAACTGCTATTGAAAAGAAAATGGCGGAGTTGGCAAAAAAAGACGAAAAAGTTGAGCGCAAAGTTTTGCCGCGTGACGAAGCCGTCGCTTACTTCAAAAGCATCGGTGAGCATTACAAAGCCGAAATTATTGCCAGCATTCCAAGCAATGAAGATGTCTCTTTATACAGCGAAGGCAACTTTACCGATCTCTGCCGTGGGCCACACGTACCTAATACTGGCAAGCTCAAAGCTTTCAAATTGATGAAATTGGCTGGCGCCTACTGGCGTGGCGATAGCAATAACGAAATGTTGCAGCGGGTGTATGGAACCGCTTGGCGCAACAAAGATGAGCTTGAGTCCTACTTGCATATGCTGGAGGAAGCTGAAAAACGCGACCACCGTAAATTGGGTAAGCAGCTGGATTTTTATCACATGCAAGAGGATGCCCCCGGAATGGTGTTCTGGCATCCGCGTGGATGGGTCATCTGGCAAGAAGTTGAGCAGTACATGCGCGCCAAATTTAAAGAGTACGATTATCAAGAAGTGCGTACCCCGACGGTGTTGGATAAAACCTTATGGGAAAAATCCGGCCATTGGCAAAACTACCGAGACAATATGTTTGTCACGCAGTCAGAAAGTCGCGACTATGCGGTGAAGCCCATGAACTGTCCGGGCCACATTCAAATCTTCAATAACAGTTTGCATAGCTATCGCGACCTGCCATTGCGTCTTGCGGAGTTTGGGTCTTGTCATCGCAACGAGCCCTCTGGCTCATTGCATGGCTTGATGCGGGTGCGCGGATTTACGCAGGATGATGCGCATATTTTTTGCATGGAATCCCAAGTTGAAGCTGAGGTAGCAAACTTCATCAAGATGCTCTACGAAGTATACAAAGACTTTGGCTTCTCGGATGTCATCGTCAAGTTGTCTACCCGTCCTGAAAAGCGTGTGGGTACTGAAGAAGCTTGGGACATGGCTGAAACCGCTTTGGCGAATGCAATTAAAGCCAATGGACTGGCATTTGAATATCAGCCAGGCGAGGGCGCCTTCTACGGCCCTAAAATTGAGTTTACATTGAAAGACTCGTTGGGTCGTATGTGGCAGTGCGGTACCATCCAGCTCGACCCAAATTTGCCGGAGCGCTTGGGTGCGGAATATGTAGCTGAAGACAATACTCGTCAGCGTCCAATTATGTTGCACCGTGCCATCGTGGGCTCTATGGAGCGTTTTTTAGGTATTTTGATTGAGAACTTTGCTGGCGCCATGCCGGTGTGGTTGTCTCCAGTGCAGGCCATGGTGCTCAATATTTCTGATAATCAGGCAGATTATGTGCGCCAAGTGGTTGAAACATTGAAGAAAAATGGCATTCGATGCGATTTTGACTTGAGAAATGAGAAGATTACCTATAAAATACGAGAACATAGTTTGCAAAAGTTGCCATACTTAATTGTGGTGGGCGACAAAGAAATGCAAAATGGTCATGTGGCCGTACGTACCAGAAAAGGTGAAGATCTGGGTGTGATGACGGTAGATGCGTTTATAGCGCATATACAACAAGACATCCAAAACCGGGTCTGA
- the infC gene encoding translation initiation factor IF-3 codes for MAQDKDTRINGDITAPQVRLVGVDGEPLGVMTLREAFAKAEEADIDIVEIAPNAAPPVCRLMDYGKFKYAESKRMHEQKLKQKQVQIKEVKFRPGTDDGDYNIKLRNIIRFLGDGDKAKITLRFRGREITHQEFGLALLKRLEADLTEHALVEQYPKMEGRQMVMVLAPAKKAPVKKSDKDGVDAE; via the coding sequence ATAGCTCAAGATAAAGATACACGCATCAATGGCGACATTACCGCGCCGCAAGTGCGTTTAGTAGGTGTTGATGGCGAACCGTTAGGCGTGATGACTCTGAGAGAGGCCTTTGCCAAAGCGGAAGAAGCTGATATTGATATTGTCGAAATTGCACCAAATGCCGCACCACCAGTGTGTCGTTTGATGGATTACGGTAAATTCAAATACGCTGAGAGCAAGCGTATGCACGAGCAAAAACTGAAACAAAAACAAGTGCAAATTAAAGAGGTCAAATTTAGACCTGGCACGGATGACGGTGATTACAACATTAAATTACGCAATATCATCCGCTTTTTGGGTGATGGCGATAAAGCAAAAATAACCTTACGCTTTCGTGGCCGTGAAATCACACACCAAGAGTTTGGTTTGGCACTGCTAAAGCGTCTGGAAGCAGATTTAACAGAACACGCATTGGTTGAGCAGTATCCTAAAATGGAAGGCCGCCAAATGGTCATGGTGTTAGCGCCAGCTAAAAAAGCACCTGTGAAAAAGTCTGATAAAGACGGCGTAGACGCAGAATAA
- the rpmI gene encoding 50S ribosomal protein L35: MPKMKTKSSAKKRFKFLGNGKVKRTHSHLRHILTKKTTKQKRKLRGTSIISATDVKRVRAMMPTQ, from the coding sequence ATGCCAAAGATGAAGACGAAGAGCAGCGCTAAAAAGCGCTTTAAGTTCTTGGGTAACGGTAAAGTGAAGCGTACACACTCTCACTTGCGTCACATTTTGACCAAGAAAACCACTAAGCAAAAGCGTAAGCTGCGCGGTACTTCCATTATTTCTGCGACTGACGTGAAACGCGTCCGCGCAATGATGCCAACACAATAA
- the rplT gene encoding 50S ribosomal protein L20 produces MPRVKRGVIARAKHKKVLNAAKGYRGRRKNVYRVAKQAVMKAGQYAYRDRRQKKRQFRALWIARINAAAREAGLTYSRFMNGLKKSAVEVDRKVLADLAVFDKAAFAKFVELAKSGLSA; encoded by the coding sequence ATGCCTAGAGTAAAACGTGGTGTCATTGCACGCGCTAAACACAAAAAAGTTTTAAATGCTGCTAAAGGTTACCGTGGTCGTCGTAAGAACGTCTACCGTGTTGCCAAACAGGCGGTGATGAAAGCCGGTCAATATGCATACCGTGACCGTCGTCAGAAAAAACGTCAATTCCGCGCATTGTGGATTGCCCGTATCAACGCGGCAGCCCGTGAAGCTGGTTTGACTTACAGCCGTTTCATGAACGGTTTGAAAAAATCTGCGGTGGAAGTTGACCGTAAAGTATTGGCTGATCTGGCCGTGTTCGATAAAGCTGCTTTTGCTAAATTCGTGGAATTGGCTAAATCAGGTTTAAGCGCCTAA
- the pheS gene encoding phenylalanine--tRNA ligase subunit alpha, with product MADLNHLIAEAAQDFAACNDVPALENAKAKFLGKSGALTEALKGLGKLTAEERPAAGAAINVVKQAVEQALNDRRDSILAAAQAKQLASETIDVALPARAQSAGGLHPVTLTLRRVEALFHSIGFSVADGPEIETDFYNFTALNIPDNHPARAMHDTFYVDSGNDSMEHVLRTHTSPVQVHYMENNTPPLKIIAPGRVYRVDSDATHSPMFHQVEGLWVDEQISFANLKGVVQDFLQKFFERDDLTVRFRPSFFPFTEPSAEMDMSWNGGWLEIGGCGMVHPEVLKHVNIDSEKYRGFAFGLGVERLAMLRYGVNDLRHFFNNDLRFLQQFIK from the coding sequence ATGGCTGATCTAAATCACTTAATCGCAGAAGCGGCCCAAGACTTTGCGGCTTGTAATGATGTGCCTGCCCTAGAAAATGCAAAGGCCAAATTTTTGGGCAAGTCTGGCGCGCTGACGGAGGCCTTGAAAGGCTTGGGTAAGCTGACAGCGGAAGAACGACCTGCGGCTGGTGCGGCGATTAATGTCGTCAAGCAAGCGGTTGAGCAGGCCTTGAACGACCGCCGTGACAGTATTCTGGCTGCGGCACAAGCTAAACAGCTAGCGAGTGAAACTATTGATGTCGCCTTGCCTGCTCGTGCGCAATCTGCCGGTGGCTTACACCCAGTGACGCTCACTTTACGTCGCGTGGAAGCATTATTTCACTCGATTGGTTTTAGTGTGGCCGATGGCCCTGAGATTGAAACGGATTTTTATAATTTCACAGCGCTGAATATCCCAGATAACCATCCTGCGCGCGCCATGCACGACACTTTTTATGTGGATAGTGGCAATGACAGCATGGAGCATGTATTACGCACGCACACCTCTCCAGTGCAAGTCCACTACATGGAAAACAATACACCACCGTTAAAGATCATCGCCCCCGGTCGCGTTTACCGCGTCGACTCTGATGCGACGCATTCTCCGATGTTTCATCAAGTGGAAGGCCTTTGGGTGGACGAGCAGATTAGTTTTGCCAACCTGAAAGGGGTAGTGCAAGATTTTCTACAAAAGTTTTTTGAGCGTGATGATTTGACGGTGCGTTTCCGTCCTTCTTTCTTTCCGTTTACCGAGCCTTCGGCTGAGATGGATATGAGCTGGAACGGGGGATGGTTGGAAATTGGCGGCTGCGGTATGGTGCACCCTGAAGTGTTAAAACACGTCAATATTGATAGTGAGAAATACCGTGGTTTTGCTTTTGGTTTAGGGGTCGAGCGCTTGGCCATGCTGCGCTATGGTGTCAATGATCTTCGTCATTTTTTCAATAACGATTTGCGTTTTTTGCAGCAGTTCATTAAATAA